The genomic segment gcaagcggaggaacattccacagccagacgatggtgatgatgatgatgatgatgatgatggcgatcaacatgacaatgaatttggccgtgtgaaccgagtggactggcatttagggatcactttgaaaacacattttaggtaaacaccttggcacaaatcagtcaacactgtagttcataacatttattttcttttaaattgtacgtatttttattgtttgctttctctctctgaacgtgcaggctacaacgtcattatcgtggtctgcacaaaattgtcatcatgcgatgtattctgctaactgcactataactacttaataggaattcatttctagcctaggctatttccttgtttttcggtgattcagtgggctcgtctgaacaaccaatcaccgaactgactgcttctaaactcgtgcatgagaatttacgtaatccatagcaacgggcgcgtcactcttagttcactctttgtgatttatccttagtaagagtaggtctcagcgctttgtgaataacttttaagaaaaactcctacgtaaaatgttttagcgcgagttaggagcactcctagcggtaagataaaatgcttgtgaatacggcccctggagtTTATTCGATTAATAAAAGGTGCTTTGTGGACCTTGATCTTAAACATTGACTTTGAAAGCAGCTCTGGACCGTAAGCCCTCGACTGAACAGAAACAAAGGCTCCTGCTGTTGGTTAAACGCTTCGGGGCGAAGCGAGAGGTCGTGAGGCCCAGAGACAGCAGGCCGGGCTCAGTCTCAGCCCACAGCATCCGGAGCACTCACTAAAGGTCACTCTCCAAAAGAGTGAAGTGAACGGAAAAAAAGTAGAGTTGAAGGAAAACGTTCCCACTCAGGTCCTCAAAGCTCAGCAGTTAAAGTAACgccggtcaccccccccccccccccctcactgtgttCCCCTCGTGACCCCCCACCCCGGCCAACGTCCCCGCTGAAAGGACTCCTTCATTTCACAAATCCTATTTTATCCCTTctgaaatattaatattaaaaaaCGACCTGCACGGCCACTTTGGGCAAGGTAACAAAccactcaggtgtgtgtgtgtgtgtgtgtgtgtgtgtgtgtgtgtgtgtgtgtgtgtgtgcgtgtgtcggtatttgtttgtgtgtgtgggtaggtgtttgtttgtgtaggtatttgtttgtgtgtgtgtgtgtgtagtgtttgtttgtgtgcgtgcgtgtgcatgcaggtgtgcgtgtgtgtgcgaggtaCCTCCATGTAGAGACACCAGGATCTCCACCGAGGCGCCCGCCTCACAGCTGCTTGCTGCTGGGCTTCACGCGGTACTTCTCCGGGGCGTGGTCCGCACCTGTGGAGGTCAGGACCGGCTATCAGAGACCAGtccaaatacacacgcacagacttgcacacccacacacataaaaatgtaCTTGCACACAAGtgaacatgcacagacacacacacacacacacacacacacacacacacagatatgtccatgcgtgcacgtgcagtatcaccagcgcacacacaaacacaaataaacaagcaaaacgcacatacctacacacacagaaggacacTACAACgcatgcaaatgcacacacacacagacagacacgcacaccatgcacgcacaaacacacagagacactttcacgcacacaccacacacacacacacaccttgaaggCCACTTGGTCTTGGTCACGTTGAAGAGGATAATGAGGCATTTCTTCTCCGTGTCCTTGGAGCCGAAGCTGAGCTCTTCTGCCGGGCTGCAGGAGAGACGGAAGATAAGAGCAGGAACCAACGGCGACTCTGACGCTGTTGGGTTCCTGTCTGGCAACGCCGATCTGGACGCAGATAACAGTAAACAGGCCAACGTCCGGGCGCGCCACGCGTCTGTTCTCAGACCGACCGCGGGCCGACTGAAGCCAGCTGAGGAACGGCGCCGCTGCTCTCTGAAGAGGCTGTGTGGAGGCTGACGGCCTGCTGGGCTCAGATGAAGAGCGGCGGCCTGTGCTCTGCCACCTCCACCATGCACAGGGCCGGCGCCTGACCGCGACACATCAGCTAATCACCTGCCGCCCACAACGTCCCCGCGGTCAGGGCTACCGGCTCGCTGCCCGGCACACCCTCCGcccccagagtgtgtgtgtatacagcgcgaggacacacacacgcacgcacgcacgcacacgtcaTTCAATCAAACGACATGAGTCTGTTGATGTTGCTCTCCAAAACCACTTCAAAGCTGTGATCTAAGCTAATAAAAGGAGAAAAGGGAGACGAAAACCTTAAACCCAACTAGGGTGCCGACCAATTACCCCGTATTGCACCCCAACGCACATTGGAAGTTAAAGANNNNNNNNNNNNNNNNNNNNNNNNNNNNNNNNNNNNNNNNNNNNNNNNNNNNNNNNNNNNNNNNNNNNNNNNNNNNNNNNNNNNNNNNNNNNNNNNNNNNTTATTGTTTCTGAGATGCATTGTGGTCTGAAGtcggctccctccctccctccctccctccctccctccctccctcccacccgccGTGCTCAAATGAAAAAGAAACGAAAGAGGAGTCCAACAGCCTTTCATCTCTCCCTGCtgactgtctccccctctcctcccctgcttgcctctcatcctctccccctctctcctccccctctcccctcccctggtctgcctcatcctctccccctctcccctcccccctctcctcccttggtcttcctcatcctctcaccctctcctcctctccttcccctctcatcccactctccccctctctcctccccctcctcccccggtccgcctctcaccctctcactctctccccgtctccgcctcctctcctccccccctcctccctatctcaccctctctcctccccctctcctccccctctcatccctatctcaccctctctcccctctctcctccccctctccccctctctcccctctctcctccccctctcctccccctcccctctcatcctctcaccCTCGCAGCTCCTGAAGACGACCTTCTAAATGGACTACGAAATTGATCTGCTTCTTATTGCATCATCTCTGAGAAAATGGAAAGGCCGCCATGACTGCGGCGGTCTTTAAAGTGGAATGAGAATGTTCTCCCCTCACAGTGCAGACTTTTGATCAATCgctcttcccccccacccccccccgcgcccgAGGGCGGTAGATGTACACAAGAGGGGGCTGCCTGTTCTGGAAAAACCTTCACCGAGCGTTGTGTCATGGCGCCTTCGGAAAGTGAAATCAATGTACGAACGCTTTCACTTtgatcctccctctcctctgtagGTGgacggggagatgggggggaggagatACGGTGTACCGTATGGATGGTCGGAGTTTCTGCACGGGAATGTTCTGATTCTAAGTCCGTCCTTCGTAGGCCTGAATGAATTGGGATCCCGAGCTCATGGAGCAGAACTCGCCAACGCCACATAGTATTGACCTACACCACATAGTATCGAACTGGCCTTTCCTTTCCTCACCTTGTAAAACTTAAAAAGCCACTCAAAGCCCttaacaatattgcctcacattcacccattcattcacattcacacactgacggcggagtcaaccacgcaaggcgacagccagctcgtcgggagcagtcagggtgaggcgtctcgctcagggacccctcgacactcagctaggaggagccggggatcgaactagcaaccttccggttcccagccaacccgctctccctcctgagccacatgccgccctcaAACACATCCATCCTTCGTCCCTATGCTGCTGTGATGGTGCGGCTGGTTCCTATGACAACGGGCCCGCCCCCCCGGCAGCAGCCCACCTGATGCTGTACAGGACCGTGCCGTCCTTGAAGATCCTCAGCAGCTTGTTGTCGGTGGTGACGTCGTGGAAGTTGGCGCCCTTCTCGTTGGCGAAGAAGAGGTCGGGCTTCCAGATGGAGTCCAGCATGGAGGGGTCCAGGTCCAGGGAGGAGTCGGGGTACTTGCTGTAGGCCAGCCGCGGGTCGTTCCACTTCTGCCGCAGGAAGATGTTCACCCTGTagtcctggggagggggggcatatgAAGCATTAGGACCtcagatggggagggggggggggggggggtggtggtccaCACGAGGCTTCAGGACCTCAGAGGGGGGGTCCACAGCCTTCAGACCTCAGAGACGCTCAACATGGACCCCCCATGGAGCTGAGATGATTGGGACTGAGCCGCTCCACTGGTTCAGTCTGCATGCGTCAGAGACCCAGGAGGGGGGAGCGGATACCCTGGACTGAACCCATAGGGGACTGAACCCAGCAGGGGGACTGAACCCAGCAGAAGGACTGAACCCAGCGGAGGGACTGAACCCAGCAGGGGGACTGAACCCAGAGGGGACTGAACCCAGCAGAGGGACTGAACCCAGAGGGACTGAA from the Gadus macrocephalus chromosome 20, ASM3116895v1 genome contains:
- the LOC132448244 gene encoding glycine receptor subunit alpha-2-like, with protein sequence MNRFFVQVLTALVACFMETIKFRSVDAKEHESRASNMSPSDFLDSLMGRTSGYDARIRPNFKGPPVNVTCNIFINSFGSIAETTMDYRVNIFLRQKWNDPRLAYSKYPDSSLDLDPSMLDSIWKPDLFFANEKGANFHDVTTDNKLLRIFKDGTVLYSIRWAAAGGAGPLS